taaaattactattgctagattaaaaaaaatacctgtgTTGCTGTTTCCGCTTCCATTTGTTTGTGGTCTGTTAACTCGAACGTTGAAGGCTTTTTCTAAAGCGACTGAAAGGCGCTTCTTCTCCTGCAAAACTGCTGGGCTTTTTAGAGTTGGTCCGCTTGCAATTTGCTGTGCTCTATGTTTTATAACATATTCCCCAATATTAATCGTTGAATGCATGTATGAGAGTCCGATATCATAATTCTTGCTGAAGCAGGTTGGGCATTTATGTGTATTTCCATTTCCAACGATCGCGTTGCTTACTTTACCATCTACAAGCGTGTAAACCGCATCGATTGTGATACACActttactgccgctctaatcgtgtccgtcccatatgtaaaaacagcaagccgagaaaaacgcaagttaatgttgtcccgcccataaggttacgtgttagaatttctcgaaaaagtgaattttctacggttttctagaataaactactaaattttattggtttttctgatagttcagatgattttgaaccagactacatcattaactcaaaattgacgaaattacatatgggacggacttgatttgagcGGCAGTTTAATGTTATCGCAATAAAACATTAACGGTTCCTCGTTCAGTTTCGCAACTTCCTCCATGAACTTGATATAAAGTGATCGAGATAATTGAGTTGTCTCTTTGGTCCAAGCCAAACTGAGCGGGCGAACCGAGCAGTTCGATTGCGGACAGGGATTCCGCCAAATTTCTGTTCCGTTCTCGAGCTCAAGTGCCAACAGCATGAAATTTTCCGCCATTAGCGAGTTGTCCTCATGTAAAAGCCCTTCTTGGTTGTATTGGCTGAAGCCAGTTGCCGCATCTGCACCAGCAGTTACTCTAATTAAGAGCTTAACAGAACCGTCACTGCCTAGATTCAGTCAATTGGAGAGCAACTGCCGGATAGACGTCGAGTGTACGCTGAACAGTATTTAGGGCCATTTCTCTCAAGGGCACTTCGATCGATAAATAGCCTTTATCTCGATTTGGTGCATCAAACTCCGGGATAAGGTGATTGCGATACTCAACTATGTCGAGCCAAGGCGGCAAAGATGATCCATCCAGTTCTTTCTTCATGAAAGCTGATTGACAAAATGAAAATCAGTtgattttaaaagttgaaaaaaaaaacgactacCAGAAATTTTGGCGTATACTCGTTTGTTCAAGCAAAGCTCATTTTTCAACATGAGAGAACCTTCAACGGACGTCACTTTTCGAGGAGGTTTCAAAATAGATTGGGCAAAGCCTTCACCACCTGTTATCAGCCCTTTCAGGATCTTCGCCATGTGCGGAGAGTTGCCATGTATTGCTAGCTTTTCAGCAGCCATGAGGAGTTCTTCTATGCAGTCTACTTCGTGGCTTAGATCCCTGGCACGGTCATTTTGGGTTTTCTCTTCAAGATCTTGAAAGCAACGTCGTTTCCGCGGAGGCTCGTCTGGATCTTGAACATGCTGTAgaatcttattttttataaaggtgtgaagtaaataaaacaaaaaactatacCTCAGTTTCGGCTTCTAGCCACCATCTATTACGTTCTTCGAAACGAGTAGATGACGCATTTTTCctccataacttttgaaattcttgaatccAAGATCTTATCAACacaggatttttttcattttcaagccAAACGCGAAATAATTCTGAGGACTTGTTCAAGCGAACGTAATTTTCAAGTAAAAATCGGTTTGAAACCATCTTGACTTTTTGAATCGTTTTCCAgaatgaaaagaaaaatataaaaaaaatcaaagcatactCAGTTCTTTCAATCCGTAGTTCCGGACCAGATGACGTAAGAATTACTCTATAAGCAATTATTCATTAGCAATAttatataaaaactaaaaaccaagaGTAGTTTCTGATGTTAGCCAAAcccggttccggatgtggccaccggagaacctgtgAACCGGTCCAGGGTTCAAATGACCAATCTAGGAACAATTCTCtttaaaaccttaaagtttgacatgtcgcaagatTGGTTTCTAAaaaccggttccggatgtggccatcGGAGAACCTGGTAACCGGTCAAGTGGGTAAAACTGCATCTTAAAGATActccccatccaaaatcaataagtttgacacgtcgcatggcTAGATtgcgctgtttcctaatgcggttccggatctggccaccggagatcggtggaaccggttccgatgggtcctaggTATTTATATTATTCTTTAATTGTTTTGCGAGACTATTCATGGTTGAAGAAAGcgaatcagttcacaattggataaattaaataaaaattcaaaaaatccggatcttccggtggcctatactccggccaccggtccgtgcagtgcgatttttcaacggattattgttcctggtgcaaaaacgaagcttttgatatatagcaatcgatggtttgcgagaaatcatgtttcggtaattttttgggcccttttttcccactgtgcaagggtggcccattctgcccccctggtccattctgcccccctgcccctattaaattaattaaaaaaaataacttcgcggtccttcttgacagaaaaattCATACTTGACATCTGTTTTGTCGAAAAACAAAACTATATTAATGAAAATTACgatcacgatcgagatttctcgatagtaagattacgacttaccattgacaaattacgaTAGTAATTTTACTGTTGAGAAATCTTGATcggatcgagaaattacgatcgtaatttttaataccatttttaaatttaaacggaatattaaaaaaaatctgagttcaatatttgtaatgttaaaaaataacaaaatttataaaatctaaattaatttatttcttcgttcaaacaatttttaaaatttcaaaagtttctaaaaattcaaaggttttttgaattttaaaaatttaaaaatttctaattaaaaaaataaattaattaaaaaacttcattttttaaatttgcacgagccatggtttcaacattttaatgaaaaaagtgttaatgttgcattatacacctgtccagttgttttgccatcattagtttccaaaacatttttaaacaagcccaaacatgctgaatatgattatcaatgcagaaaaatgcattttagattgttttcagttgattagacttctattttcatggaaattttgaagtttcttggaatttttttttgcttcctgattatttaaaagttttgaatatcgagattttctcgatcgttggtcgtaatttgtcgatggtagatcgagaaattacgatcgaatgatctcaatctactatcgacaaattacgatcgaatgatctCAATCTACTAACGACCTTCATGCGAAAGCTTTTTTTGTGATCTTTCGATTAATGTataaatttttacgttttatatcaagtattttaagaaaaatatcgacccttgaaatccacaaattcggaacacttctctattacggatgtaaacaaactttggttctctccaggagtacttagtttttaacaaaataataacaTCCCAGGAACAGGCAATTCCGAGACAGCGTTTTGCTTTAAAAGTGCTAGTTTTTTAGTGAAATATAGCAAGAGAACGTCCAAATACAGgtcctaaaaataaaaataaactatgcttgaaaaaaataaaataattaagacTCGCGTCTTTTTGTCGGAGAACTGAGTTCTACGACTCCCCCAACAAACCCTTAAAATGATACCAAAAGATGTACGAAACAACAACGGTTATTGTATCGTCTTCTGGGAAGTAAACTGAAAATACTCGATTTGACCTCAAGATCAAATACGTTGTTGAGTACTGTAAAACTAAATGGCGTATTCCTGACATGATAGAGCTGCCCGGCGTGAAAAAAGCACGCGCAGCAGGAAACGAGTATGATGTTTGCTTCAAACCTGTATCTTCCTCTTAAAGATTTCTTTCGTAGTAGTTCCACTGTTCTCCAATCCGATGATAAAGTGCGTCGTTTTGCTGCCCCTCTTTGTTCAGAGACGATTCAGGATTGTCAAACCCGAAGATAATGTGGTGTGACATCGGAGGCTGCTAAGAAAGAATACACGAGTGCAAACACGCATGGATTGTATAGTAGCATTGGGTGAGTTCTATCTACCTGTTGTTAAACTTCTTTGGTAGAAGAGTTAAATCGGTTTGTTCTCGAATATATGTTAGCCTTAGAAATAGTTCACTAgcttttgaagtccgtaattgaaaacACAACTGTCGAATTTTCTCAAGTTTCACCAAACtttgaattgggtcctaaaatgaagcttgaatttgtgatattattgttcacaacgataaagattatttttctgagtacaacaaCCCTTTTGTACGGCcgcaaaagatttaaaataaatttttaaaacaatttaaaaaaaataccttcatGGCCTTCTCGACAGAAAAGGTTCTAcgtgacagctcgttccaagtttttgcattaaaatgaaaaaaagtgatcagaaatggttttaaatcgtgtttttaccgttgtacataaaaattggcatagggctttaggaccctattccgACCAACAATCAAAGATTTGCCAACGGTAGTTTTGCCCTCGAAACCTTCAACCTCCGCCAGAACTTGCCGCATAATAATCCCGCCAGTCCCACTTGCAGAAACTCGTTCCACAACATGAAGAACTACGACTTTAACGTGCTGCTGCGCATGAAGTGCCTCGCCAACGACTGGGCCCTGCCGATCCTGCTGTTTGGGCGCATCTTCTCGATGAGCTGCGTGCAGTACGTGGCGGTCATCATTCGGGACAGcaagcggcagcagcagcagggccaCGTGTACCTGGTGGAGATTTGCACGACCGGGCTGTCGGACATCCAGAGCCGCGTGTGCGAGGCCATCTGCGCGTTCGTGCTGGAGATTGGCACGCTGCCGGCGCTCAACCTGGTGCTGAAGATCTGCCAGGACGAGATGAAGATTGGTAATGGGGACACTGATGTTTGGTTTTTGGGGCGTTCTTGAACTAATGATTGCTTGGCTTTTATTTTTCAGTTGGTTCGATTCCGTCGATCGCGCACCCGGTGTTGCACTTGGCGCGTGGTGTGGATCGGCGCTTGGAACTGTTCTGGAACGAGATCGTGGACCTGTGCGAGGGCGCCCACCAGCTGTTGAAGTTCTCGTTCGACGACCTGTACGCCGTGTACCGGCGAGAGTTGGACAAGGGCATTCGCTACTGCTACCTGGAGGACATTCCGATGGAGGATCGCATCATCGGCTGTCAGGACCCGAACTATCGTGGCCGCGGGCCGCTCAATCCCGATCTGGACGGCCGCGAGATCATCCTCGTCCTGTGCGATCGCCAAACCCGCACAAACTACAACTTTTCCAGCAAGAACAACTACATCGCGGAGAAGATCTCCTCCTTGGAGGCCGTCGGAACGAGCACCCTGACGTACAAGGTCCAGGCCATGCTGCCGGGACGCTTCGTCCAGGCCGGCTGCGAGCGGCTGCCCCGTAACGCGGCCGTCCCGTACGGCCACAACCAGTACTACAACACGCGACTCCCGGCGGGCAGCGGCGACTCCGCCAACACCAGCGGCACGTACATGCTCCACCCGGAAACCGGACTTCCGTACCAGTCGTCGGACTCGTCGACCGTCGCCAACACCCTCCAGAACATCAACTTCAGCATGCCGCCTCCTCCGCTGCCGGCGTTGATTCCGCCGCCGCAGATCTACGGTCCACCGGCGCCGATGCCGCTCGTTCCGGGTTACTACAGCCCGGACATGAACCTGCTAACGCAGGCCATGAGCCAGATGTGCTTCGATCCCGTGATTGGGGCGTTGCTGGCGCAGAATATGTTCCTTTAAGCGTCGCCGGACGACCTTGTCTTTTTGATCTTGTTCTATGAATTTTTGACTTTACTACTTTATGAACCAAACTTTAACCTGTTAAATGTTTCTAATCACTCTACCTACTTTTTATAATACGTTTCGTCTTACGTCTAAGGAAGAAAAGACCACCGaagtttagttttgtttttgacctcttttttattacgtttttaatatttgttgaCCTAATAAATACGCTGTTATAGACCCGAATAACCTGAAATAgctgttttttaaattattacttTCGCCTCTACCTTACTGGAAGCGAAGGCGTCGGTACGATCCGGGTTTGGATTAGTTCGCGGAACAGTTTCGAAGACAGCTTTGGGGTGCGTTCGCGGGTTGGGCTCGAAAAGTTGACGTGGTACAGGCCAAATTTTTCGCTGGAAGAGAGGATAGAAAAAAGTTAGATTGCCTTTGGGTTATTCCAGATCAgttgggtacacttttggacttgaccttcaccgatttggaccaaacatgGAGGGAaggttcatctatcgatagttaacagaaatacGTCCgcttttttgacgatttgttaaaaaacttttcattttttttactcgtTACTTTCAACTTTTAGACCTAAAGACTTTCATCTGGTTGCATGTTATAGGAAGTTATCCAAGGAatccattaaaaattaaaaatacacattaaacaattgttgtcaaacgaacggagtcacttttagtttgacaccccttttacaagttattcacacacactaccaaacgtttgttttgatagtgtgcgtgagcgccgtgtaaaaagtgacagttcgtcactttttagtttgactttgaccaaccaacggggtacaaactaaaaatgtgtcaaacgaaaaagtgaccaaccacagggggttgagtgtatcaaCCCTCAAATGCCTTTTTAAACCAAATCATTGTCGAGAAACAGCAAGAAAAGTTGTAGTTTTCAGCGGCGGTATTATAAATTCTGTTGCAAAGTTGTTCGCAGGAACACGAACTATGAACTcgtgaggtttttgaaaaatgcaaaaatcgttaagtgcatctccagcgctgggggcaaacatcgaagcaaatcaaatttgctctCGACGTCAACCTCACCGCGGTAGCTaatttgctctcagttcttcggaatttcactttgctacccgGTATTCATCCTGTTTGCTACCGCATCAAATGGGATTATGcacggaaaaataaataaaaaaactaaactttaaaaattagaaaagaaataaaaagatttaaaaaaataaaaacataaaattaaaaacttcaaaagttaaaaaaaagatttacaaaatttcaatttttttaaagaattcaaaatttttaaaaaagtaaaaagaaattcaaaaattttaaaaatttcaaaaattttgaaagttaaaaaataatagaaattaaaaaaaatcaaatattttataaattttaaaaaagtttaaaataaaaagataaaaataaagaaataatttaaaaaaaactcgtaaTAAATTAGagcttgaaataattttataaaattgaagaaaatataaatttaaaaataaaatgtaggctttttttgacagttaaattaaattgcaaatatttttcaaagtttatgtttttgccttcctcaccttaggccgttgcaaatattttttggagtatatgtccctcgactcagacaaaagtcgagggggggggggggggggcgagccatggttgaaataattttttttgcggtgccgtacattggaattttataaaaattcaaaacttttttaaccaagcccaaacatgctaaatatgattatcaatgcagaataatgcattttagattgttttcagttgattagacttgtattttcatggaaatttttaagttttttggaaaaatattttttttgccccctgatttttcagaccaattttaaagggggggggggggggggggtgttggggcgacataaactttgaataatatttgcaacggccttactgaagcaaggctataaaatcactcgaaaaattaactttttaattagaactcctagacctaccgtcatttatacagtatgtaaaaaaagtatttacaccccttgggcactatgcacatattgtgatgaaacatctaaacaatttaatgttgacagaaacctagtactacgttttgttcagaaactcatgccaaacatattgctacaaaaagctcatgaaaagatgatttctataaaaagttatataacaaatactattacgaaaataaaaaaggggcaaaaaaagtttgtacacctttcgaaaatttaacataaataatgttatttgttgacaaatcaccataaatccagtctcccaactccaaataggcatccttgactgattaaaaaaataatttggattgaatataaagtttactaactacttagtataaaagtttatataactctggaaattctatataaaacttatctaaacctaattttgcaattttttaattcaactaaatgtcaatatattaccatagaattgctaaataaacattttggagtgggtataacaccgttttgggggtattagtatcgatagaataatttttttcgttggaatttcgtaccaacccggaattaggggaaatataccctttctaatcaaacacctatcttcgttatatggagagtttgatgctcgattaaagctccaaaatactatttaggctgtaaacttaccagcaacagctccgcctcgagtaagcacgcaaatgtatgccacttactggccaaaaagatcaaatttaatgcacttttgatcataatttctattttgctagaccatttctcatcattttggtggcacacacatccacacgccagatcagaggttaactgcttaacgaaagtcgccatcaatatcttttcacttgcgctaacgatttcaaagcgcttaagatataaaattgcttccaactaccggctacatgttcttttgaccgttacttagtcactcactttaaaaataatcccgaaacatgtaaataattagcaagcgccatcaaaaaaacaaacgcgctaagtcttttgacgtttcaattttgaccacccattccaaacgaaggctgaagaaaaccgagcgagaagcgaaggcaaataaagaacaaagggtggccaccaacacaaccagcagcgcttgtggtgttgccaggaaactttctctataaatgctacttttcgtgagtgttcgctcaaaatttcatcaattttggcagcacgaagcagacccaaacgagcgttggaagaaaaaaagaactaagctgaaaatacaaaaatgtgcgtggcccaatgcacacgactgattagaatgcgtttttgaaatatttttttaaaatgcttgtaaaaggaatagcataacttttaataaaaatgaaaataaacagaaatgttcacaaaaagttgctctactcgttggtgtacttggttttactgaatttcaaggaacactccagattatccagcatcattcaaacaagaccgcttattaggcttaaaatgggtttatttcccctacgtcgtaggaaaatccgccggcatccgaaccagtccacgattcacaagtcaacctatgtggaatcgaaaagggcataaaatttccgatcttttgatacccaaacatctaggttttctttgaaacctaagtttttaaatacctaagcaaaaacgttgttatggtttcgtttgagcaacctgccaaaaatgtatggaatttcgtaatttttgttctcgtggatcaaacttactttttgcccaggaatttaaaaacgtaggttttaaagaaaacctagatgggCCTTAGgggcgatccataaaccatgtggacactttaggggggttggaatcactctataaatgagaggaaggcaccaaccacctaaagcggtgtatgcacttcggaaggaatcggtcaagaaaaaaaatcaaatgggcagcagcggcagcgcaagcaagtcagagagggtgaagaaaagccccaagaaatcgctccctctcctttgttctgctgttcgtaaagctgtttcttgacccctttccttccgatctccatactagccttaaaggtggattaagtaaggtgttttttttaaataaaactgaaaaaagtcaatggaaatagaagtctaatccactcaaaacaatctaaaacgcccttttctgcattgataatcatatttagcttatttgggtttgtttgaaaatatttagaacttttatgaaactacgccaaggcaatgctgtaaagcgaataatttgattagattttgatgaaactacattgttcagcaccgcaaaaaaaaaattctcgcaaaaataatatttttgttaatgcaaacctctttttagtaaaaagtaaatagtttttacaccttagcttccatccaccccgggattcgaactgacgatctttggattgttagtccaactgccgacCAGTGACttctctcgtctcgaaaaatgccaccgggaccgtctgggatcgaacccaggccgactgggtgagaggcaatcacgcttaccccaaCACCGCGGTCCCGgcaagggtcgtatcaacaaagttcaaaaaagcaaaatcttgagaattttcttagcttttcaaaagtattttctCAAAGGTGGCAAACATGgtcactaatttttttaaatgactaactgtgactatttaaaaaaagttacataaaaaaatcagaaaaaaatgaaaaataagatttttttgcaaatcaagttttagtgaaaaaaagtgaaattaaaaatcacccaaaaaaaatttaccgtgtataatttttatcagtgtattccttatccatacctgcaactttgccgaagacaccaaatcgatcaaaaaattccttcaaaagatatagttttttgaatttttatgcatcatttttgtatgggcagctgccaaatttgtatggaaaattatatggacaaacttatgatgcaaaatggagaattgctcttttacaATTGATTCTAAGAGGAAGGCATTGATCACTGTGCCAGAAAAACCGTATGGTACAATTTATGCGGTAATTTATAAAAAGAAGATTAgcaaaaacatagaaaatttcTCACCTGTACCCCTGCAACCACTCGAAGTTATCAACAATGCTCCACGCGGTAAAGCCCACCACATGGCACCCGTCCTCGCGTATCGCGGCCAGCAGCTGGGTCAAGTGGCTCTTGTAGTAATCTACCCGGCCATGGTCATCGAGCTGGCCGTCGTCCGAGTACCCGTTTTCGGTTATCACCACCGGGGGATTACCGTACTCCGTCCGGAACCAGTTCAGAACGCCGCGCAGACCCTCGGGGACCACGTACAGCCAGGAGGATTTGGCCCGTTTCCAGGAGGGGTCGACGCTTAGCAGGAGTTTCGAGTCCTTTTCGATGGACGGCGTTGTTGACAGGTTGTACGGGTGCGGGTCTAGCTGGACGAGGCGACTGCTGTAGTAGTTGTAGCCGAGGAAGTCGGCGGAGCCTCGGACGAAGGCTTTCGTGGTGGCGGTCATCGCCGGGAGTCGGGACATGGTGCGACCTTCTTGCTGGCTGTGCTCCGCGATCTCCTTCTCCATGAGGGATGGGTAACCGCCGGCTTCGCTGAACAGAGGGTGAGCCATCCAGCCGATCTGGGGGAGGAGAATAGTTTGTATTGGGGCTAGTCTTGAAGGTGTAATACTTACATGGTACTGCAAAGCACGATCGACCGCTTCCGATCCAGTTTGGTTGTCCGCTTGGAAGAAGTACCTTCCACTGAGGGTGATTCCAACGGATCCTTTCTGCTGAGCCCGGTAGCGTTTATCGTACAGATGGTAAGCCGTTGCATGACTTAGCAGAGTGTAGTGAACGCACAGGTATTCTCCAACACCGGGAGCGTACACCAGCGGACCGTTGCGACCGTAGCCGTACCCGTCGACGCAGAAATTGTACGGTTCGTTGTGGGTGATCCACACCTTAACGCGATCACCAAAGTTGCGGAACAACGTATCGGCGTAGATCTCAAAGTACTGCACGAATAGAGGCGAAGCCAGCCCTCCGAGATTCTGCAGATACTGCGGCACGTCGTAGTGGATCATGGTCACAACGGGTTCAATACCGGCCACGATCAAGGCATCGATAAGCTTGTTGTAGTAGTCGATCCCTGCTTGGTTCAACGAGGAAAGATCACCTTCCGGTAGGATCCGTCCCCAGGAGATCGAGAAGCGGTAGAAGTTGAACTGTTGAAGATCGAGTTTGATCAGTACCTAAGATTCGCGATCACCAATAACTACCAACTTACCCCAACTTGCTTCAGCGCTTCGACGTCATCCTGAAATCTGTGGTACGAGTCGGCTGCCACATCGCCGGTCGACTGATCCACCACCAGCTCCGGATGATCGTGGGTTAACGTGTCCCAAACCGACGCACCTCGACCGTCTTCGTTCCAGCCTCCTTCAACCTGATAGGCGGCGGTAGCCGCTCCAAAAGCAAACCACGCTGGAAACTCTGGGTTCTTACCGAAAACCAACTTCTGTTCGCGATGCAGGTTGTTCGCTAGTAATCGGAACTTTGATTCCGCTGCAACGATCACTCCCACCAGCGCAAGTAGTAATACTGAAGAGAAAACGTTCCCAGGAAGTGGCATCGTGATCCGGTTCGCACTGTCTACCGATCAGTACTGAATGTGCTGATAGGCTTGAATGTACAGAGGCCTTTTGTCTACTATCAATTACTGAAATAGTTGAGAGACGCCATCTATCGGCAATAGATTAGAGGCGGACGACGGGTAGAGTCGCAGTCGTGTGCTACAACAGCTGATTACAGATAGTGTATGCTGGGTAGAATACGGAGAATGTGAAGTAACGGATTGATATGCTGCCTGAGATGAGTGTTGCTATCAGCTAGCATGACTAGGTCAGGTAACGAAGTGTATGAGGAAGGAAAGACTCGGAAGAAATGTAATGAGTCAAGCCGGTTGTTGATGTAGAGTAACGATCTGCATTTCTGGGAATGTTTACGGTTCTTTCCGTATTTTGTATGACTAAACATAATTAGGAGTGCATCTGAATCATGTTTCACTACGCACTACCTAAA
This is a stretch of genomic DNA from Culex pipiens pallens isolate TS chromosome 1, TS_CPP_V2, whole genome shotgun sequence. It encodes these proteins:
- the LOC120412564 gene encoding uncharacterized protein LOC120412564 isoform X1, with translation MFELGNLSGEASSSLLTNSTSGIHEDHSMTGSIDGSFLETSAESGVPCKSEEEGGSQLQEELAGGSSGGGSSVSGFYTVEYPVTQVNGCRQYGPPRSWRGPSPGYGCEVYAKRIPANFTEVNLVPIFERCGRLYEIRLMMDYNNQNRRYCFVRYTNEEDARLAIELLNHHFVRGNQTIEVQKSFEKCRLFVANLPKELDRKTIEVSFRSLFPEMTRLVMHNRIADGTTNRGFAFMDFPDHGSALRAKKQTTPGCLRMWDRDIKIVWANPQRALDHSNADEVKTLFVRNVDLQVSTKELYMLFSRVVDRQDIVKISRVREFAFVEFTRRFHAAFAMHAVQGFQLNGYTLDIEWAMPPLRPTCRNSFHNMKNYDFNVLLRMKCLANDWALPILLFGRIFSMSCVQYVAVIIRDSKRQQQQGHVYLVEICTTGLSDIQSRVCEAICAFVLEIGTLPALNLVLKICQDEMKIVGSIPSIAHPVLHLARGVDRRLELFWNEIVDLCEGAHQLLKFSFDDLYAVYRRELDKGIRYCYLEDIPMEDRIIGCQDPNYRGRGPLNPDLDGREIILVLCDRQTRTNYNFSSKNNYIAEKISSLEAVGTSTLTYKVQAMLPGRFVQAGCERLPRNAAVPYGHNQYYNTRLPAGSGDSANTSGTYMLHPETGLPYQSSDSSTVANTLQNINFSMPPPPLPALIPPPQIYGPPAPMPLVPGYYSPDMNLLTQAMSQMCFDPVIGALLAQNMFL
- the LOC120412577 gene encoding myrosinase 1-like isoform X2, producing the protein MPLPGNVFSSVLLLALVGVIVAAESKFRLLANNLHREQKLVFGKNPEFPAWFAFGAATAAYQVEGGWNEDGRGASVWDTLTHDHPELVVDQSTGDVAADSYHRFQDDVEALKQVGFNFYRFSISWGRILPEGDLSSLNQAGIDYYNKLIDALIVAGIEPVVTMIHYDVPQYLQNLGGLASPLFVQYFEIYADTLFRNFGDRVKVWITHNEPYNFCVDGYGYGRNGPLVYAPGVGEYLCVHYTLLSHATAYHLYDKRYRAQQKGSVGITLSGRYFFQADNQTGSEAVDRALQYHIGWMAHPLFSEAGGYPSLMEKEIAEHSQQEGRTMSRLPAMTATTKAFVRGSADFLGYNYYSSRLVQLDPHPYNLSTTPSIEKDSKLLLSVDPSWKRAKSSWLYVVPEGLRGVLNWFRTEYGNPPVVITENGYSDDGQLDDHGRVDYYKSHLTQLLAAIREDGCHVVGFTAWSIVDNFEWLQGYSEKFGLYHVNFSSPTRERTPKLSSKLFRELIQTRIVPTPSLPVR
- the LOC120412577 gene encoding myrosinase 1-like isoform X1, with protein sequence MPLPGNVFSSVLLLALVGVIVAAESKFRLLANNLHREQKLVFGKNPEFPAWFAFGAATAAYQVEGGWNEDGRGASVWDTLTHDHPELVVDQSTGDVAADSYHRFQDDVEALKQVGVLIKLDLQQFNFYRFSISWGRILPEGDLSSLNQAGIDYYNKLIDALIVAGIEPVVTMIHYDVPQYLQNLGGLASPLFVQYFEIYADTLFRNFGDRVKVWITHNEPYNFCVDGYGYGRNGPLVYAPGVGEYLCVHYTLLSHATAYHLYDKRYRAQQKGSVGITLSGRYFFQADNQTGSEAVDRALQYHIGWMAHPLFSEAGGYPSLMEKEIAEHSQQEGRTMSRLPAMTATTKAFVRGSADFLGYNYYSSRLVQLDPHPYNLSTTPSIEKDSKLLLSVDPSWKRAKSSWLYVVPEGLRGVLNWFRTEYGNPPVVITENGYSDDGQLDDHGRVDYYKSHLTQLLAAIREDGCHVVGFTAWSIVDNFEWLQGYSEKFGLYHVNFSSPTRERTPKLSSKLFRELIQTRIVPTPSLPVR
- the LOC120412564 gene encoding uncharacterized protein LOC120412564 isoform X2 is translated as MFELGNLSGEASSSLLTNSTSGIHEDHSMTGSIDGSFLETSAESGVPCKSEEEGGSQLQEELAGGSSGGGSSVSGFYTVEYPVTQVNGCRQYGPPRSWRGPSPGYGCEVYAKRIPANFTEVNLVPIFERCGRLYEIRLMMDYNNQNRRYCFVRYTNEEDARLAIELLNHHFVRGNQTIEVQKSFEKCRLFVANLPKELDRKTIEVSFRSLFPEMTRLVMHNRIADGTTNRGFAFMDFPDHGSALRAKKQTTPGCLRMWDRDIKIVWANPQRALDHSNADEVKTLFVRNVDLQVSTKELYMLFSRVVDRQDIVKISRVREFAFVEFTRRFHAAFAMHAVQGFQLNGYTLDIEWAMPPLRNSFHNMKNYDFNVLLRMKCLANDWALPILLFGRIFSMSCVQYVAVIIRDSKRQQQQGHVYLVEICTTGLSDIQSRVCEAICAFVLEIGTLPALNLVLKICQDEMKIVGSIPSIAHPVLHLARGVDRRLELFWNEIVDLCEGAHQLLKFSFDDLYAVYRRELDKGIRYCYLEDIPMEDRIIGCQDPNYRGRGPLNPDLDGREIILVLCDRQTRTNYNFSSKNNYIAEKISSLEAVGTSTLTYKVQAMLPGRFVQAGCERLPRNAAVPYGHNQYYNTRLPAGSGDSANTSGTYMLHPETGLPYQSSDSSTVANTLQNINFSMPPPPLPALIPPPQIYGPPAPMPLVPGYYSPDMNLLTQAMSQMCFDPVIGALLAQNMFL